AAGATTAATTAGATAGTGTTAGGATTTGAAGTATAGTTGATATAGTTGGTCCCAATTCCTGAAGACGGGAAGTGCGGTTGGCAACAGAAAAGAACACTATGACAACAAAAAACACCAAAGATGGAGCGACTGCAGGTACATACGGACAGAAGAATAATATGGCATTATCCAGACGTTTTtactcaaattttttttcaagacGTCCTGTACTTCTGTTCTCATCCTCGTTGAAGATAATTACACTTTCTTTTTatggtttcttcttcttctccatgtTTGGATCAAAggcaaaatgaaagaaaagggttAAATTAGAGAACATGTGTTGGCATGCACCAGTTCCCTTACACTGAGCTGCCAGAAAACAACAACACAGCTTCTTACATCTTAGGAGGAAAGGTATCAAGGTCGACAAGGCATGGTGTATTGTACCCCGGTGGCACTACAAATTAGTACCGTCAAAACTTCCTTGTGCACTCTGTCGTCTCTTCTCCCGCCAATTCTCACCCCACATCTTGGCCTCAGCAACAGCTCGTTCTCTATCCAAGTCCCGGTTTAACATCCGTGCAGTTTCTTTCGGAGAATCATCCTTCTCAGACCCACCATCCAAATCCGGCCATTTGCGTCCAGATCCTCCCCCTTCCTCATTCTTCAAGATCCTTCCACCTCTCTCATCTCTCCGTCTGTCGTCCTTTTCTCCAGAACTTCTATGACCATGACCTGATATGGCAGTAGGGTCATATGCCTGGTTAGCTAGATAAGATAGAGCAGTAACCACATCCCCAATCAGAGGACGGGTGGCCGCTTGTTCCTGAATGCACATGGATGCCACAGCGAGAGCTTGGTAGAGACCCCTCATTGGATACCTCCCCTGCAGTCTCGGATCTGCCAATTTCGAGAACTTCCTGCGATCATTGAACAAGGGACGTGCCTGTAGACACACATACAAAGACTCATTATTTTGCAAAAGCAAATTTATCAGAACCACAAACCTTGCAGAACAAAAGGACCGATTATAGGCAGATGtgctacaaaaaaaaaacaaagtgaAAATTACCCAAGTGACAAGGTTCTGTTCTCCATGGGGTCTAGTGCTATCAATAGCTTTACGGCCAGTAATCAGCTCCAAAAACACCACCCCAAAACTGTATACATCTGACTTCACTGTCAATTGTCCAGTCATTGCATACTCTGGAGCACAATAACCATAAGTGCCCATAACCCGGGTAGAAACATGTGACTTGTCTCCGGTAGGACCAAGCTTTGCAAGCCCAAAATCTGAAAGCTTAGGGTGAAATCCTTCTTCCAGTAatatatttgatgatttgaaGT
This is a stretch of genomic DNA from Argentina anserina chromosome 4, drPotAnse1.1, whole genome shotgun sequence. It encodes these proteins:
- the LOC126789851 gene encoding serine/threonine-protein kinase PBS1, with product MGCFPCFDSKEEEKLNPEKESDDRKQGQPTVSSNISRLPSGVDRLRSRSNGGSRRVDVGSKMPDPKDVVPGGQIAAQTFTFRELATATKNFRPESFIGEGGFGRVYKGRLESTGQIVAVKQLDRNGLQGNREFLVEVLMLSLLHHTNLVNLIGYCADGEQRLLVYEFMPLGSLEDHLHDVPLDKEVLDWNTRMKIAAGAAKGLEYLHDKANPPVIYRDFKSSNILLEEGFHPKLSDFGLAKLGPTGDKSHVSTRVMGTYGYCAPEYAMTGQLTVKSDVYSFGVVFLELITGRKAIDSTRPHGEQNLVTWARPLFNDRRKFSKLADPRLQGRYPMRGLYQALAVASMCIQEQAATRPLIGDVVTALSYLANQAYDPTAISGHGHRSSGEKDDRRRDERGGRILKNEEGGGSGRKWPDLDGGSEKDDSPKETARMLNRDLDRERAVAEAKMWGENWREKRRQSAQGSFDGTNL